Proteins from a genomic interval of Scatophagus argus isolate fScaArg1 chromosome 6, fScaArg1.pri, whole genome shotgun sequence:
- the mrpl55 gene encoding 39S ribosomal protein L55, mitochondrial isoform X1, whose protein sequence is MFLMKLCVAQSLLCRTGRMPLLPLRAHTAGFGQASLVHTQIPQLSSNRTALVRCGRQRYERLYPVILVLPDGSTVNIKYKEPRRILLMPVNLSTLSEEERRARQKKRQVKKTKKQTTVHDEDDFKADKYSQFWKNK, encoded by the exons atgtttttaatgaagCTATGTGTGGCACAGAGTCTGTTATG CCGTACAGGTCGCATGCCACTGTTACCGCTCCGTGCACACACTGCAGGGTTCGGCCAGGCTTCGCTGGTTCATACTCAGATTCCACAACTCAGCTCCAACAGGACGGCACTGGTGCGCTGTGGTAGGCAGAGATACGAGAGACTGTACCCTGTGATACTGGTCCTACCTGATGGCTCGACAGTAAACATCAAATACAAAGAACCCAGACGCATCCTCTTG atGCCGGTTAATTTGTCTACTCTGTCTGAAGAGGAGCGCCGAGCTcgacagaaaaagagacaagtaaagaagacaaaaaaacagacaactgTCCATGATGAAGATGACTTCAAAGCTGATAAATACAGCCAgttttggaaaaataaataa
- the mrpl55 gene encoding 39S ribosomal protein L55, mitochondrial isoform X2, producing MPLLPLRAHTAGFGQASLVHTQIPQLSSNRTALVRCGRQRYERLYPVILVLPDGSTVNIKYKEPRRILLMPVNLSTLSEEERRARQKKRQVKKTKKQTTVHDEDDFKADKYSQFWKNK from the exons ATGCCACTGTTACCGCTCCGTGCACACACTGCAGGGTTCGGCCAGGCTTCGCTGGTTCATACTCAGATTCCACAACTCAGCTCCAACAGGACGGCACTGGTGCGCTGTGGTAGGCAGAGATACGAGAGACTGTACCCTGTGATACTGGTCCTACCTGATGGCTCGACAGTAAACATCAAATACAAAGAACCCAGACGCATCCTCTTG atGCCGGTTAATTTGTCTACTCTGTCTGAAGAGGAGCGCCGAGCTcgacagaaaaagagacaagtaaagaagacaaaaaaacagacaactgTCCATGATGAAGATGACTTCAAAGCTGATAAATACAGCCAgttttggaaaaataaataa